The following are from one region of the Ischnura elegans chromosome 12, ioIscEleg1.1, whole genome shotgun sequence genome:
- the LOC124168986 gene encoding uncharacterized protein LOC124168986 — protein sequence MALCLRRVSQKLASKSHLVSIRANVSHCERRETLPCLQKSVFLEEFYGTRCTVAPLPTNRRTKNIPRAGGLLQFNFPDGYRIANRTRRQSGPEETLSDFPQLSPDTIHKWGLASRSCCIEDFKANLHNFSDSDSQILNAKDVSRTASEDSKASSFSENVLQAKVSDSSDSIDKALRGKPTNEHLQRVFSVLSDTLPKLFIQPMDYSIYSPDLVFENNLRGTRTVGLYNYIKQVALLRTIGHLRFAYVKFEILKITMHPEDNSVKIRWRIRGISGLKVMFQFWKFRLWKWREIFESQDAWYDGFSTFYVGGDGLVYLHVADKMMPDSDKVIGGSTQVITGGRASPISAAKLSGIFIGILLASGDSLPSESADLASSTWAVDQMSECSKDDLGLAHHQLVVPGKDLVNVSLSLSPGEISLDGV from the exons ATGGCTCTTTGCTTACGAAGAGTTAGTCAAAAATTAGCCTCTAAAAGTCATTTAGTGAGCATTCGTGCCAATGTTTCTCATTGTGAGAGACGTGAAACCTTACCTTGCCTTCAAAAGTCGGTGTTTTTAGAAGAG TTCTACGGAACACGATGTACGGTCGCCCCACTGCCTACAAACAGAAGAACCAAAAATATTCCTCGTGCAGGAGGGTTGCTGCAATTTAATTTTCCTGATGGTTATCGAATTGCTAACAGAACCCGTCGACAGTCTGGGCCAGAGGAGACTCTCTCAGATTTCCCTCAATTATCCCCTGATACCATACATAAGTGGGGACTTGCCTCGAGATCATGTTGTATCGAGGATTTTAAAgctaatttgcataattttagcgATAGTGACTCTCAGATTTTAAACGCGAAAGACGTTTCCCGTACTGCAAGTGAAGATTCGAAGGCTTCAAGTTTTAGTGAAAATGTGCTTCAAGCAAAAGTATCGGATAGTAGTGATTCAATTGACAAGGCACTTCGGGGCAAACCCACAAACGAACACCTTCAGCGAGTATTCTCTGTATTATCGGATACT TTACCAAAGCTCTTCATTCAGCCGATGGATTACAGTATTTACTCTCCAGATCTAGTGTTTGAGAACAACTTGAGGGGAACCAGAACTGT AGGGCTGTACAATTACATTAAACAAGTGGCATTGTTAAGAACAATTGGCCATTTGAGGTTTGCATACGTCAAATTTGAAATCCTTAAGATCACAATGCATCCAGAGGATAACTCTGTGAAGATTAGATGGCGTATACGAGGGATATCGGGCCTTAAG gtgatgTTCCAATTTTGGAAATTTAGGCTTTGGAAGTGGAGAGAAATATTTGAGAGTCAAGATGC TTGGTATGATGGCTTCTCAACCTTTTATGTTGGTGGGGATGGTTTGGTGTATCTACATGTGGCTGACAAG ATGATGCCTGACAGTGATAAGGTGATTGGTGGTAGTACTCAGGTCATCACTGGAGGTCGAGCATCGCCAATCTCGGCAGCTAAACTTAGTGGAATATTCATCGGCATCCTGCTGGCCAGCGGTGACTCTCTTCCTTCCGAAAGCGCTGACTTAGCGTCTAGTACATGGGCTGTAGATCAAATGAGCGAATGTTCTAAAGATGACTTGGGTCTTGCCCACCACCAATTGGTGGTTCCAGGGAAAGATTTAGTAAATGTATCGTTATCACTCAGTCCTGGTGAAATTTCATTGGATGGAGTTTGA